The following coding sequences lie in one Dunckerocampus dactyliophorus isolate RoL2022-P2 chromosome 4, RoL_Ddac_1.1, whole genome shotgun sequence genomic window:
- the zfand5a gene encoding AN1-type zinc finger protein 5a — MAQETNQSPVPMLCATGCGFYGNPRTNGMCSVCYKEHLTRQQSSDRMSPLSPMAASPTSEASAIQRLEASLAKVDASPASSPDMSRTVQGSLPVTQQMTEMSISREDKSESLEPVVNQPAASNLTPVASSSSDDSKEDLSKPKKNRCFMCRKRVGLTGFDCRCGNLFCGIHRYSDKHNCPYDYKAEAAAKIRKENPVVVADKIQRI; from the exons ATGGCCCAAGAGACAAACCAGAGCCCGGTGCCCATGCTTTGCGCCACAGGCTGTGGTTTCTATGGCAACCCCAGAACCAACGGCATGTGCTCTGTATGCTACAAGGAACACCTGACACGACAGCAGAGCAGCGACCGGATGAGTCCACTCAGCCCCATGG CTGCTAGTCCTACATCAGAGGCCTCCGCAATCCAGAGACTAGAAGCCAGCCTTGCTAAGGTCGATGCCTCCCCTGCCTCGTCACCAGACATGTCTAG AACTGTTCAAGGATCTCTGCCTGTGACTCAACAAATGACAGAGATGAGCATCTCGAGAGAGGACAAGTCAGAATCTCTAGAACCTG TCGTAAACCAGCCAGCTGCCTCCAACCTGACGCCTGTAGCTTCTTCTAGCAGCGACGATAGCAAAGAGGACTTGTCCAAACCTAAGAAGAATAGGTGTTTCATGTGCCGCAAGAGGGTGGGCCTTACAG GATTTGACTGTCGCTGCGGGAATCTCTTCTGTGGTATCCACCGGTACTCTGACAAGCACAACTGCCCTTATGACTACAAGGCTGAGGCGGCCGCCAAAATCCGTAAAGAGAACCCCGTAGTGGTGGCTGACAAGATCCAGAGAATATAA